The Argopecten irradians isolate NY chromosome 4, Ai_NY, whole genome shotgun sequence genome has a window encoding:
- the LOC138321423 gene encoding KICSTOR complex protein ITFG2-like: protein MWRTVSFVDRIEVDFDGNLFNQAITLADIDNDKANELIVGNTEGDLAIFKGTNRTPWKVCTDLGMVTCIGVGDVYGKGKNILVVLTAEGWCYLFELKGDSSSGEIGKDNEEELDKILKPSFTQHLPANGKVLLIDDIDGDGQTEVVIGYSDRVVRCFTWSVSQEHETEQPSGKFIQSGKWQLTGQIGSLTVNICEDGNPELLVSQPGGTYVTLYHTTEAEDANVHKFENECLGISRTRNTSISTEIVGSIKKGTSGEKLEAGTFYALCTLDGTLLLVENKQILWSLQVDHQLFSLTKLDITGNGKEEVVCCAWDGQTYVVNHTR from the exons ATGTGGCGAACTGTTTCCTTTGTTGACAGAATTGAAGTTGATTTCGATGGAAATTTATTTAATCAAGCAATAACTTTAGCTGACATCGATAATGACAAG gCTAATGAGCTGATAGTTGGTAACACAGAAGGTGACCTTGCTATATTTAAGGGAACAAACCGAACTCCATGGAAGGTTTGCACAGACCTTGGAATG GTAACATGCATTGGTGTTGGAGATGTGTATGGAAAAGGAAAA AATATTCTGGTGGTCCTAACAGCTGAGGGCTGGTGCTACCTGTTTGAGCTCAAAGGCGACAGTTCttcaggggag ATTGGCAAGGACAATGAAGAGGAATTGGACAAGATACTGAAGCCATCTTTTACCCAACACTTACCTGCAAACGGCAAAGTTCTCCTCATAGATGATATTG ATGGTGATGGACAAACTGAAGTAGTGATAGGATACTCTGATAGAGTGGTCAGATGTTTTACCTGGTCAGTTTCTCAGGAACACGAGACTGAACAACCCAGTGGGAAATTCATTCAGTCAGGAAAATGGCAACTGACTGGACAG ATTGGGTCATTAACAGTAAATATCTGTGAAGATGGTAATCCAGAACTTCTAGTGTCCCAGCCAGGAGGGACCTATGTCACCCTCTATCACACCACAGAAGCAGAAGATGCTAACGTCCACAA GTTTGAAAATGAATGCCTGGGGATTTCTAGAACCCGGAACACGTCAATATCTACTGAAATAGTCGGCAGCATCAAGAAGGGAACTAGTGGTGAAAAGTTGGAGGCTGGCACGTTCTACGCTCTATGTACTCTTGACG GAACATTGCTGTTGGTAGAGAACAAACAGATTCTGTGGTCATTACAAGTAGATCACCAACTTTTCTCACTCACCAAGTTGGACATTACG GGTAACGGTAAGGAGGAAGTTGTGTGCTGTGCCTGGGATGGACAGACATACGTTGTGAACCacacaagataa